From the genome of Bos taurus isolate L1 Dominette 01449 registration number 42190680 breed Hereford chromosome 27, ARS-UCD2.0, whole genome shotgun sequence, one region includes:
- the LOC100296624 gene encoding beta-defensin 105 — protein sequence MAPSRKMFYFVLAFFFMLAQFPSGCQAGLQYSQPLSAGDVSPCESCWLGRGKCRKICTEDEKIVGNCKVNFFCCRRRIL from the exons ATGGCGCCGAGCAGGAAgatgttttattttgtcttggcCTTCTTCTTCATGCTGGCTCAATTTCCGTCAG GGTGCCAGGCAGGACTCCAGTATTCCCAGCCACTTTCAGCAG GTGACGTATCTCCCTGTGAGTCGTGCTGGCTCGGTCGGGGCAAATGCAGGAAAATATGCACTGAGGATGAGAAGATTGTTGGAAATTGCAAAGTGAACTTTTTCTGCTGCCGGCGGAGGATCCTGTAA
- the LOC100296670 gene encoding beta-defensin 107A, with the protein MPGAMKTFFLMFAAMILLAQIFSAPRSLKRQIHCLKMDGRCEVECLSFEDKIGGCRAELTPFCCRKRVNN; encoded by the exons ATGCCTGGAGCCATGAAAACCTTCTTCTTAATGTTTGCTGCCATGATTCTTCTTGCTCAGATTTTCTCAG CCCCAAGAAGCCTTAAAAGACAGATACACTGTCTGAAAATGGATGGTCGCTGTGAAGTCGAATGCCTTTCCTTTGAGGATAAGATAGGGGGCTGCAGAGCTGAACTGACACCATTTTGCTGCAGAAAAAGAGTCAATAATTAA
- the ZNF705A gene encoding zinc finger protein 705A isoform X1 — protein MQPLESVTFEDVAVDFTQEEWALLDTSQRKLFRDVMLENISHLVFVGYQHCKLDVIFQLEQGEELWIEGRGFFQSHSPGRESAFKEELLATQHISKKDTSTIIPMQTFHTPEDPCECNDLGEDFSPSSTLSQHLLTHTEKTPNISKQYQKSQSDQSYLNPHKQIHSRGKSCECHLCGKAYSNCSSLRRHEMTHTGEKPYECHICGNAFIQSSDLRKHNLTHTGEKPYECHLCGKAFSQSSNLRQHERTHTGEQPYECQLCGKTFSKCSALRRHERTHTGEKPYECHLCGKAFSQCSALRRHEGTHNGEKIMNVFSKYSDLR, from the exons ATGCAGCCATTG GAATCAGTGACATTTGAAGATGTAGCTGTAGACTTCACCCAGGAAGAGTGGGCCCTGCTGGACACATCCCAGAGAAAGCTATTCAGAGatgtgatgctggaaaatatcAGTCACCTGGTCTTCGTGG GGTATCAGCATTGCAAATTGGATGTGATTTTCCAGTTGGAGCAAGGTGAAGAGCTGTGGATTGAAGGAAGAGGATTTTTCCAAAGCCACAGTCCAG GCAGGGAAAGTGCCTTTAAAGAAGAATTGTTAGCCACACAGCATATCAGCAAGAAGGACACATCTACAATCATCCCAATG CAGACATTTCACACTCCAGAGGATCCCTGTGAATGTAATGATTTGGGAGAAGATTTCAGTCCTAGCTCCACACTGAGTCAACATTTGTTAACTCACACAGAAAAGACACCCAATATCAGCAAACAGTATCAAAAATCCCAGAGTGACCAGTCATACCTTAATCCACATAAGCAGATCCACAGCAGAGGTAAATCATGCGAGTGCCATCTGTGTGGTAAAGCCTACAGCAATTGCTCTAGCCTTAGAAGACATGAGATGAcccatactggagagaaaccttatgaatGCCATATCTGTGGGAATGCCTTTATTCAAAGCTCTGACCTTAGAAAACACAATCTGactcacactggagagaagccGTATGAATGTCATCTCTGTGGAAAAGCCTTTAGTCAGTCCTCCAACCTCAGACAGCATGAAAGGACGCACACTGGAGAGCAACCGTATGAATGTCAGCTCTGTGGGAAAACCTTCAGTAAATGTTCTGCTCTTAGACGTCACGAGAgaactcacactggagagaagccGTATGAATGTCATCTCTGTGGAAAAGCCTTCAGTCAGTGTTCCGCCCTTAGGCGACATGAGGGAACCCACAATGGAGAGAAAATTATGAATGTTTTCAGTAAGTATTCTGACCTTAGATGA
- the ZNF705A gene encoding zinc finger protein 705A isoform X2, with translation MQPLESVTFEDVAVDFTQEEWALLDTSQRKLFRDVMLENISHLVFVGYQHCKLDVIFQLEQGEELWIEGRGFFQSHSPGRESAFKEELLATQHISKKDTSTIIPMTFHTPEDPCECNDLGEDFSPSSTLSQHLLTHTEKTPNISKQYQKSQSDQSYLNPHKQIHSRGKSCECHLCGKAYSNCSSLRRHEMTHTGEKPYECHICGNAFIQSSDLRKHNLTHTGEKPYECHLCGKAFSQSSNLRQHERTHTGEQPYECQLCGKTFSKCSALRRHERTHTGEKPYECHLCGKAFSQCSALRRHEGTHNGEKIMNVFSKYSDLR, from the exons ATGCAGCCATTG GAATCAGTGACATTTGAAGATGTAGCTGTAGACTTCACCCAGGAAGAGTGGGCCCTGCTGGACACATCCCAGAGAAAGCTATTCAGAGatgtgatgctggaaaatatcAGTCACCTGGTCTTCGTGG GGTATCAGCATTGCAAATTGGATGTGATTTTCCAGTTGGAGCAAGGTGAAGAGCTGTGGATTGAAGGAAGAGGATTTTTCCAAAGCCACAGTCCAG GCAGGGAAAGTGCCTTTAAAGAAGAATTGTTAGCCACACAGCATATCAGCAAGAAGGACACATCTACAATCATCCCAATG ACATTTCACACTCCAGAGGATCCCTGTGAATGTAATGATTTGGGAGAAGATTTCAGTCCTAGCTCCACACTGAGTCAACATTTGTTAACTCACACAGAAAAGACACCCAATATCAGCAAACAGTATCAAAAATCCCAGAGTGACCAGTCATACCTTAATCCACATAAGCAGATCCACAGCAGAGGTAAATCATGCGAGTGCCATCTGTGTGGTAAAGCCTACAGCAATTGCTCTAGCCTTAGAAGACATGAGATGAcccatactggagagaaaccttatgaatGCCATATCTGTGGGAATGCCTTTATTCAAAGCTCTGACCTTAGAAAACACAATCTGactcacactggagagaagccGTATGAATGTCATCTCTGTGGAAAAGCCTTTAGTCAGTCCTCCAACCTCAGACAGCATGAAAGGACGCACACTGGAGAGCAACCGTATGAATGTCAGCTCTGTGGGAAAACCTTCAGTAAATGTTCTGCTCTTAGACGTCACGAGAgaactcacactggagagaagccGTATGAATGTCATCTCTGTGGAAAAGCCTTCAGTCAGTGTTCCGCCCTTAGGCGACATGAGGGAACCCACAATGGAGAGAAAATTATGAATGTTTTCAGTAAGTATTCTGACCTTAGATGA